The following are encoded in a window of Candidatus Fluviicola riflensis genomic DNA:
- a CDS encoding tRNA-specific adenosine deaminase produces the protein MISPYNDDYFMRQAYQEALKAYDLGEVPVGAVVVVNQQVIARAHNLTERLTDVTAHAEMQAITAASEFLGGKYLKGCTLYVTLEPCVMCAGALYWSQIDKIVFAARDEKRGAGRFDNQLYHPKTVVQNGNMHEECRELMQRFFVAKR, from the coding sequence ATGATAAGTCCGTACAACGACGATTATTTTATGCGTCAGGCGTATCAGGAAGCGCTGAAGGCCTACGATTTGGGTGAAGTTCCCGTAGGTGCCGTTGTGGTTGTTAATCAACAGGTTATTGCGCGCGCGCACAATCTTACCGAACGCTTAACGGACGTTACCGCTCACGCCGAAATGCAGGCCATCACTGCTGCTTCCGAGTTCCTTGGCGGTAAATACCTCAAAGGCTGTACACTTTACGTAACGCTGGAACCGTGTGTGATGTGCGCCGGAGCGCTCTACTGGTCACAAATTGACAAAATTGTATTCGCTGCGCGCGACGAAAAACGTGGTGCTGGCCGCTTTGATAATCAACTTTACCATCCAAAAACCGTAGTTCAAAACGGCAATATGCACGAAGAATGCCGTGAGTTGATGCAACGGTTTTTTGTAGCGAAACGATAG